In Pseudosulfitobacter pseudonitzschiae, the sequence ACCGGCCAGCGTGATATCCGATGCTTCGTCCTGCAAAACTGCCCGCTGGCGATCGCGATTGGTCGAGATGCAGTTTGTCACCTCGGGCGTCAACACAAACTGCGCGCCATCAGCCACGGCTGCACGCAGAAGTGCCGTGGTCTCGATCAAATTAGCCGCCGGATCATCCCCGACGTTCAGTTGCAGCAGGGCGGATTTCATCAGGCAGCCAGTAGCGCATCCAGTTTACCCTGACGTTCCAAGGCAAAAAGATCGTCACAACCTCCGACATGATCATCACCGACAAAAATTTGCGGAACGGTGCGGCTGCCATTGGCGCGCTGGACCATCTCGGCCTTACGCTCGGGGTTGGACATCACGTCGAATTCCAGAAAGTCCACGCCCTTTTGGTTCAGCAACTGTTTGGCTCGGTGGCAAAAACCGCAAATGGGCGTCGTGTAGATTTCAACAGGTTTCATGTTGGTATCCTCGATATAGGTCAGTTGTCCAATATCTAGGTCTCTTTGGTCACGCGCGCCAGTGCGACCATGCACACCCGCCCTGCGCCGGACGCATGAACGGTTCGGGTCGCTTCGGCCAGTGTCGCACCCGATGTCATCACATCATCAACCAACAGCACTGCCCTGCCTGCAGCGATCCAGTGCGTGCGCGACGGGTTCAGCTTCAGCGCACCGTCCAGCATGGCCCGCCGCTGTGTCCGGTCCAACCCATCCAGACTGCGCGTGCGACGGGTACGCAGCAGCAAGTCGGGGCAATAGGGCAGTTCCAGCCGCTTTGCCAACGCGCTGGCCAAAAGCGCAGACTGATTGTACCGCCGCTTGAGCATCCGCGTCCAATGCAGCGGCACGGGAACCACCAGCATGTTCGGCACAACGATATCGCGCACCGCATGGGCCATCCAGCCCGACGCGGGCACTGCAACCTCTTGTTTATCTGCGTGTTTCAGCCCCAGAACCAGCGTCCGCGCCCGATCCTGATACACCAGCGCCGCACGCCCCTGATCCCACGGTGGCGGGTCACGCAGACAGGAATCGCAATGTGCCACATCCACGCCTTGTTGCCCCGGCAAAGGTGCCCCACATGAATCACAGATCGCCCCACCCACAAAAGGCGTGTCGCGCCAGCAGCTACCGCACAGGCCAAAGTCGTCGTTGACCACGGTGCCACAGCCAAGACACCGCGCCGGATAGAGAAGGGAAAGGGCTGTTTGTAACCGCGTCGCAACCATTCTATCTAAGCTCCATGAACGCACCCGCACCCTTGACCGACACCGCCGCATTGACGGCGCACCGCCACCGGACACGGGCCGATGCCCTGTTCCTGCACCATACGGCACGCGATGAAATTCAGGATCGGCTGGAACTGGTTAACAGGTCGTTTACGAAGGCCGCCGTGGTCACGGGCTTTCCACAGGTCTGGGGGACTTTAGTTCCGGATTGTACGGTTGCTTCCGATCAGGAAACATTGGATCTGCAGCCGGCTTCGCATGATCTGGTGGTTCATGCGATGGGTCTGCACTGGGCCAATGATCCTGTGGGTCAGTTGATCCAATGCCACCGCGCGCTGAAACCGGACGGCCTGTTTCTGGGTGTGTGT encodes:
- the grxC gene encoding glutaredoxin 3, with the translated sequence MKPVEIYTTPICGFCHRAKQLLNQKGVDFLEFDVMSNPERKAEMVQRANGSRTVPQIFVGDDHVGGCDDLFALERQGKLDALLAA
- a CDS encoding ComF family protein; its protein translation is MVATRLQTALSLLYPARCLGCGTVVNDDFGLCGSCWRDTPFVGGAICDSCGAPLPGQQGVDVAHCDSCLRDPPPWDQGRAALVYQDRARTLVLGLKHADKQEVAVPASGWMAHAVRDIVVPNMLVVPVPLHWTRMLKRRYNQSALLASALAKRLELPYCPDLLLRTRRTRSLDGLDRTQRRAMLDGALKLNPSRTHWIAAGRAVLLVDDVMTSGATLAEATRTVHASGAGRVCMVALARVTKET